A stretch of Spirosoma oryzicola DNA encodes these proteins:
- a CDS encoding penicillin acylase family protein: MRYLKPILVSTITLLFVWLLNRSWGSIPAFGPLLSPFVGFWQNAESVSGTDEEIKLEGTKAPVTVVYDDMAVPHVFAQNDYDVYFAQGYVTARDRLWQMEFQTHAASGRLAEVVGERALPLDRFNREIGMVYGAEQALKAMMSNPVSKQIVEAYTAGVNAWISTLKPADYPIEYKLLGYSPEPWSTLKCALLLKAMTSTLASGADDLQMSNVRKLFGSAVTSDLFPDYPDHEDPIIPPGTKWDFKPLPVPKTPDSSGVNNSLALNWPAHDPAIGSNNWAVGSQKSATGYPILANDPHLTLSLPSIWYQIQLVSPTMNACGVSLPGSPAVIIGFNKDIAWGVTNVGADVLDFYKIRFRDASKQEYLHGGTWKPVRQRLEVIKVKGQADVIDTVYYTHHGPIVNQSDQKGFRANIPSGYAARWIAHEPTNEIQCYYLLNRAKNYTDYVQSLAYYGAPAQNFIFADVHKDIAISPNGKFPLKWKEQGKYLLDGTNPAHDWQGWIPPAQNPRVLNPPRGFVSSANQSSTDPSYPYYINWQFAPAERGMRINQRLTAMQRVTTDSMRRLQNDVYNLRASMALPTLLPLLDISALSGDYAKALATLKSWNYQNDTSSVGATIFTEWNRQLSDAIWKDEFDRGDTLLTRFPSFDRTLRMIQKEPKSHWFDNVHTAARETLSDVLTSSFRSTCDTLQKKHGAIGSSWSWATHKATAIRHLVPGLDAFSVLNVQTGGGSGIVNATTERTGPSWRMVVELGPTPKAYGIYPGGQSGNPGSPLYQNMIETWRRGQLTELVYLQSAQDKNARIKRKLTLK, encoded by the coding sequence ATGCGCTATCTAAAGCCTATCTTAGTTTCAACAATTACCCTACTTTTTGTTTGGCTATTAAATCGTTCGTGGGGTAGCATTCCCGCTTTCGGACCATTACTAAGTCCCTTTGTTGGATTTTGGCAAAATGCGGAGTCTGTTTCCGGTACGGACGAAGAAATCAAGCTGGAAGGGACCAAAGCACCTGTTACCGTTGTCTATGATGACATGGCGGTTCCGCACGTGTTCGCTCAGAATGACTACGACGTTTATTTCGCCCAAGGGTACGTTACGGCTCGTGATCGACTTTGGCAGATGGAATTTCAGACTCATGCCGCTTCGGGCCGATTAGCTGAAGTCGTGGGTGAGCGGGCTTTGCCGCTTGATCGCTTCAATCGGGAAATTGGTATGGTATACGGTGCCGAGCAGGCGTTGAAAGCCATGATGAGCAATCCTGTATCGAAGCAGATTGTTGAAGCGTACACGGCTGGGGTTAACGCTTGGATTTCGACGCTCAAACCAGCTGATTACCCAATCGAATACAAGTTACTTGGCTACTCGCCCGAACCCTGGTCGACCTTAAAATGTGCTTTACTACTCAAGGCCATGACCAGCACACTGGCCAGCGGAGCCGATGATCTGCAAATGAGCAATGTCAGAAAACTGTTCGGCTCGGCGGTTACGAGTGATCTTTTTCCGGATTATCCTGATCACGAGGACCCAATTATTCCCCCTGGTACTAAATGGGACTTTAAACCGCTACCGGTCCCTAAAACACCCGATTCGTCAGGGGTAAACAATTCATTAGCGCTTAACTGGCCCGCTCACGATCCGGCCATTGGTAGCAATAACTGGGCGGTAGGATCACAGAAATCAGCTACCGGCTATCCGATTTTAGCGAATGATCCTCACCTGACGCTTAGCTTACCGTCTATCTGGTACCAGATTCAGCTCGTTTCGCCGACGATGAATGCCTGTGGCGTATCGTTGCCGGGATCGCCCGCCGTGATCATTGGCTTTAATAAAGACATCGCCTGGGGCGTAACGAACGTTGGTGCCGATGTGCTGGACTTTTACAAAATCCGTTTTCGGGATGCCAGCAAGCAGGAATATTTGCACGGTGGCACATGGAAACCGGTTCGGCAACGGCTCGAAGTCATCAAGGTGAAAGGTCAGGCCGATGTGATCGATACAGTCTATTACACGCATCATGGACCAATCGTGAATCAAAGTGATCAGAAAGGATTCCGCGCGAATATACCGTCGGGGTATGCCGCCCGCTGGATCGCTCACGAACCGACCAACGAAATTCAGTGCTATTACCTGCTTAACCGCGCGAAAAATTACACGGATTATGTACAGTCACTGGCTTACTACGGTGCGCCGGCACAAAACTTTATTTTTGCCGATGTTCACAAAGACATTGCTATTTCGCCCAATGGTAAGTTTCCGCTGAAATGGAAAGAGCAGGGCAAATATTTGCTCGATGGTACCAATCCGGCTCACGACTGGCAGGGATGGATTCCTCCGGCCCAAAACCCCCGCGTACTAAATCCGCCAAGAGGCTTTGTCAGTTCGGCCAATCAGTCGTCAACCGATCCGAGTTATCCGTATTACATCAACTGGCAATTTGCTCCTGCGGAGCGTGGAATGCGCATCAACCAGCGGCTGACGGCTATGCAGCGCGTTACAACGGATAGCATGCGTCGTTTACAGAACGATGTGTATAACCTGCGGGCGTCGATGGCCCTGCCTACGTTGCTGCCTTTGCTGGACATATCAGCGTTAAGCGGTGATTACGCCAAAGCGTTAGCCACGTTAAAAAGCTGGAATTATCAGAACGACACCAGTTCCGTTGGCGCGACGATCTTCACGGAGTGGAACCGACAGTTAAGCGACGCCATCTGGAAGGACGAATTTGACCGGGGCGATACTTTGCTCACGCGCTTCCCGAGCTTCGACCGGACGCTACGCATGATCCAGAAAGAGCCTAAATCACATTGGTTCGATAATGTGCATACGGCCGCCCGCGAAACGCTATCGGATGTGCTGACGAGTAGTTTCCGCTCTACCTGTGATACGCTTCAGAAAAAGCATGGTGCTATTGGTTCTTCCTGGTCCTGGGCGACTCATAAAGCTACGGCTATCCGGCATTTGGTACCCGGCTTGGACGCATTCAGCGTCTTAAACGTACAGACTGGGGGAGGGAGTGGTATTGTCAATGCAACTACGGAGCGCACGGGTCCTTCGTGGCGGATGGTTGTTGAATTAGGGCCAACCCCAAAAGCATACGGTATTTATCCGGGCGGTCAGTCAGGAAATCCGGGCAGTCCACTTTATCAGAACATGATCGAAACATGGCGTCGAGGACAGTTGACCGAGCTGGTCTACCTTCAATCGGCACAGGACAAAAATGCCCGGATTAAACGAAAGCTAACGCTTAAATAG
- a CDS encoding OmpH family outer membrane protein, with amino-acid sequence MKNASLILNVVLTIAVAVLYYLHFKDRQPETTSTAAVPAEAKGKAIVYVNVDSLLTKYEYFKDTQKVLESKRFQLENDLTAKGRNLQNKVAFFQQRAATMTQEQGRATEASLQKEQQDILAYRERAAQNLAVEEQNKNKELYDQIYDYLKKENAKNKYEFVLGYTKGGGILFADPSSDQTSRILAGLNQEYKTKQDKPAKK; translated from the coding sequence GTGAAGAATGCTTCATTGATTCTAAATGTCGTCCTGACAATTGCCGTAGCTGTTCTGTATTACCTGCACTTTAAAGATCGTCAGCCCGAAACCACTTCGACGGCAGCCGTGCCTGCCGAAGCAAAAGGAAAAGCCATTGTATACGTGAATGTCGATTCGTTGCTGACTAAATATGAGTATTTCAAAGACACGCAGAAAGTGCTGGAAAGCAAACGTTTCCAATTAGAGAATGACCTGACTGCTAAAGGCCGTAATCTGCAAAACAAAGTAGCGTTCTTTCAGCAGCGGGCAGCTACTATGACCCAGGAGCAGGGCCGCGCTACAGAAGCGTCGCTTCAGAAAGAGCAACAGGACATCCTGGCTTATCGTGAGCGGGCCGCCCAAAACCTGGCTGTCGAAGAACAGAACAAAAACAAGGAATTGTACGACCAGATCTACGACTACCTGAAAAAAGAAAACGCGAAGAATAAATACGAGTTCGTGTTGGGTTATACCAAAGGCGGTGGAATCCTTTTCGCTGATCCATCAAGTGATCAAACCAGCCGTATACTGGCGGGATTAAACCAAGAATATAAGACGAAGCAGGATAAGCCAGCGAAAAAATAA
- the smpB gene encoding SsrA-binding protein SmpB: MASASIVKQVDIRNRRASFEYSFLETYTAGIVLTGTEIKSVRQGKVNLQDAYCLIHGDELFIRQMNISLYSEGTHYNHEPLRDRKLLLTKREIRRLNEKLKDQGLTIVPVRMFTSERGFAKIEIALAKGKKLYDKRDSIKERDVTREMQRERY, from the coding sequence ATGGCCTCCGCTTCTATTGTTAAACAGGTTGATATTCGAAACCGCCGGGCGTCGTTTGAATATTCATTCTTAGAAACCTACACCGCCGGTATCGTACTGACTGGTACAGAAATCAAGTCGGTACGGCAGGGGAAAGTGAACTTGCAGGACGCTTACTGTCTGATTCATGGCGACGAATTATTTATTCGTCAGATGAATATCTCGCTCTACAGTGAAGGGACGCATTATAATCACGAGCCGTTACGGGACCGAAAACTGCTGTTGACCAAGCGGGAAATAAGGCGGCTGAACGAAAAGCTAAAGGATCAGGGACTTACGATTGTTCCCGTTCGGATGTTTACCAGCGAGCGTGGGTTCGCTAAAATTGAAATTGCGCTCGCCAAGGGTAAGAAACTGTACGATAAGCGCGATAGCATCAAAGAGCGCGATGTAACCCGAGAGATGCAACGAGAACGCTATTAA
- a CDS encoding HNH endonuclease translates to MGRKVLVLNQDYSALSICSVPKAFLLVYLDKAELIAESEQFMLRTVSAEFPMPSVIRLHRYVSLPYKGVMLTRQNIFKRDGHNCQYCGTTEDLTLDHVLPKSRGGKTSWDNLATACKRCNSRKGDYTPEEANMKLRQKPFKPTFLVFLREFSGSLEQSWMPFLSKKGKAFQ, encoded by the coding sequence ATGGGCAGGAAAGTATTAGTCTTAAATCAAGATTACAGTGCACTCAGCATCTGCTCCGTTCCAAAAGCATTTTTGCTGGTTTATTTAGACAAAGCCGAACTCATCGCCGAATCTGAGCAATTTATGCTACGAACCGTTTCGGCCGAGTTCCCGATGCCGTCGGTTATCCGGTTACATCGGTACGTTAGTCTGCCCTACAAAGGCGTTATGCTTACTAGGCAGAATATTTTTAAGCGCGACGGCCACAATTGCCAATACTGCGGAACGACCGAAGACCTGACACTCGACCACGTTCTGCCCAAATCACGCGGTGGAAAAACAAGCTGGGACAATCTGGCTACCGCCTGCAAACGGTGTAACTCGCGAAAAGGCGATTATACCCCCGAAGAAGCAAACATGAAGCTTCGTCAAAAACCGTTCAAGCCCACTTTTTTAGTTTTCCTACGCGAATTTTCCGGGTCTCTTGAACAAAGCTGGATGCCCTTTTTGAGCAAAAAAGGAAAGGCTTTTCAGTAA
- the rpsA gene encoding 30S ribosomal protein S1 has translation MSKTQQRELPAFDWDRADNKGFGSGYSDAERNRMLELYDNTLSEVKEKEVVMGTVVGITDREVLLNIGFKSDGLVPASEFRDMPDLKMGDEIEVYVENQEDPNGQLVLSRKKAKVITAWQKIQKALDEDLVIDGFVKRRTKGGLIVDIFSIEAFLPGSQIDVKPIRDFDIFVGKKMEVKVVKINYANDNVVVSHKVLIEKDLEAQRAQILNNLEKGQVLEGVIKNMTNFGVFIDLGGVDGLLHITDISWGRISHPSEVLHLDQKVNVVVLDFDEDKKRISLGMKQLQAHPWDALEENIEVGSKVKGKIVNVADYGAFLEIMPGVEGLIHVSEMSWSQHLRNPQEFLKVGDEVEAVVLTLDRADRKMSLGIKQLTEDPWTRPELRTKYAIGTKHKGVVRNLTNFGLFLELEEGIDGLVHVSDLSWTKKVKHPSDFIKVGEELEVIVLELDIENRRLALGHKQLEENPWDTFETVFAVGTIHRCTIISKNDKMATLELPYGIEGFSSLKNLAKEDGTFAEVGETLDFKVTEFSKDEKRIMLSHTKSWQEKNEPVKEQKPKAAAAKPASTSNQSDRGATLGDLDALAALKEQLEGRN, from the coding sequence ATGAGCAAAACGCAGCAACGCGAACTGCCGGCATTTGATTGGGACCGGGCAGACAACAAAGGATTCGGAAGTGGCTATTCGGATGCGGAGCGCAACCGGATGTTAGAACTGTACGACAATACCCTGTCGGAAGTTAAAGAAAAAGAAGTCGTTATGGGAACCGTCGTTGGGATCACAGACCGTGAGGTACTGCTCAACATCGGCTTCAAGTCGGACGGATTGGTTCCAGCTTCCGAATTCCGGGATATGCCGGACCTGAAGATGGGTGATGAAATTGAAGTTTACGTAGAAAATCAGGAAGACCCGAACGGCCAGCTGGTATTATCGCGTAAAAAAGCGAAAGTGATTACCGCATGGCAGAAAATCCAGAAGGCTCTGGACGAAGACCTCGTTATCGATGGCTTCGTGAAGCGCCGGACAAAGGGTGGTCTGATCGTTGATATTTTCAGTATTGAAGCTTTCTTGCCAGGTTCGCAGATCGACGTGAAGCCGATTCGTGACTTCGACATCTTTGTCGGCAAGAAAATGGAGGTTAAAGTCGTGAAGATCAACTATGCAAACGATAACGTTGTCGTTTCGCACAAAGTACTGATCGAGAAAGACCTCGAAGCACAACGCGCTCAAATCCTGAACAACCTCGAAAAAGGTCAGGTTCTGGAAGGCGTGATCAAAAACATGACCAACTTCGGTGTGTTCATCGATCTTGGTGGTGTCGATGGTCTGTTGCACATCACGGATATCTCGTGGGGCCGCATCAGTCATCCATCCGAAGTACTGCACCTCGACCAGAAGGTCAACGTGGTTGTTCTGGATTTCGACGAGGACAAAAAGCGTATCTCGCTGGGCATGAAGCAACTTCAGGCTCATCCTTGGGATGCTCTGGAAGAAAACATCGAAGTAGGATCGAAAGTAAAAGGCAAGATCGTAAACGTAGCCGACTACGGTGCGTTCCTCGAAATCATGCCGGGTGTAGAAGGTCTGATCCACGTTTCAGAAATGTCGTGGTCGCAGCACCTGCGTAACCCACAGGAGTTCCTGAAAGTTGGTGACGAAGTAGAAGCTGTTGTGCTGACACTCGACCGCGCTGACCGCAAAATGTCGCTGGGTATCAAGCAACTGACCGAAGATCCTTGGACTCGTCCAGAACTTCGTACGAAGTATGCAATTGGCACCAAGCACAAAGGCGTGGTTCGTAACCTGACCAACTTCGGCTTGTTCCTCGAACTGGAAGAAGGCATTGATGGTCTGGTACACGTATCGGATCTGTCGTGGACGAAGAAAGTGAAACATCCTTCTGACTTCATCAAGGTTGGTGAAGAACTTGAAGTGATTGTTCTTGAACTGGACATCGAAAACCGTCGTCTGGCTCTGGGTCACAAGCAACTCGAAGAGAACCCATGGGATACGTTCGAAACCGTATTCGCCGTTGGTACGATTCACCGGTGTACGATTATCAGCAAGAACGATAAGATGGCAACGCTCGAACTGCCTTACGGCATCGAAGGCTTCTCTTCATTGAAAAATCTTGCTAAAGAAGACGGTACATTTGCTGAAGTAGGCGAAACGCTTGATTTCAAAGTAACCGAATTCTCGAAAGACGAAAAGCGGATCATGCTGTCGCACACGAAATCGTGGCAGGAGAAGAATGAGCCAGTGAAAGAGCAAAAGCCTAAAGCTGCTGCTGCTAAACCAGCTTCTACTTCGAACCAGTCTGACCGTGGTGCAACCTTAGGAGACCTCGACGCGCTGGCGGCTCTGAAAGAGCAGCTAGAAGGTCGTAACTAG
- a CDS encoding PAS domain-containing sensor histidine kinase, with protein MGNYKNVEEELVALREELDRVRKQTSAALEAVGIGLWTMFPQQNRVLWDEQCQRIYNWPHASVRLDEFMSRIDPQDLIRMQAILAEPPSRQTGKPTTIDYRITSPVDEKVRWIRITGRVTMQASGTADYFSGTAQDITDEKRREATLQTVEQRFQMAFSNASVGVVILDTHSRIQLINKAFADLVGYDQEELHDQHFQAISHPDDVQENIFLAQQLLAEEANSYVFNKRYIRKDGSIVWAQVSSALIRDQDGKPDSFITIVQDITTELQAQAEQKKLLSLLQSSEESLRDAIELAELSTFEIDPAKDVLLLSERARDWLGFSHDERITLTQVLDTMRDRNSVEVSLNQAFSKDVGTTTDIELWAINRQTGQERLYLAQGRVVRRSPNDADLVIRGIAKDITTQKQYARELEQQVQGRTQALQQATVLVEQQADQLRFVTDSALTAIALYSIVRDEKTATVIDLRYVLINQMASRMTGIPVDRLIGKTMSEVFPGMKGSKAWHLYLELAETGTPLRYHNHYTQDGYDIWYQVQGVRQGDFLVLSFLDITELKQTQLQLEGLNKDLLTANDNLQQFAFIASHDLQEPLRKVQQFGDLLKNQYSTELGDGVTYLERMQLAAQRMSILIKDLLTFSRITTKTQTTTEIPLERVISRVVEDLDIAIQDADATVQIDSLPVIKGDESQLRQLFQNLLSNSLKFRRPDVKPDIHISAQRIAASDLPSTINMIRQSASYQLISISDNGIGFDEKYLDRIFQVFQRLHGKNQYDGTGIGLAIVQKVVSNHGGTITATSQLGQGSTFQVFLPYES; from the coding sequence ATGGGCAACTATAAAAACGTTGAGGAAGAGCTGGTCGCTTTACGAGAAGAGCTTGATCGGGTAAGAAAACAGACGAGTGCAGCCCTAGAAGCGGTTGGCATTGGTCTGTGGACGATGTTTCCTCAACAAAACCGTGTCCTTTGGGACGAACAATGCCAGCGAATCTATAATTGGCCTCACGCGTCCGTCAGGCTGGATGAGTTTATGTCCCGAATCGATCCGCAGGATTTGATACGGATGCAGGCAATACTGGCGGAGCCGCCAAGTCGACAAACGGGTAAACCCACAACTATTGATTACCGAATCACCAGTCCGGTCGACGAGAAAGTTCGCTGGATTCGTATTACAGGCCGGGTAACGATGCAGGCATCCGGAACAGCGGATTATTTTTCGGGCACGGCCCAAGACATTACTGACGAAAAACGCAGGGAAGCTACGCTACAGACTGTCGAGCAGCGATTTCAAATGGCCTTCTCCAATGCTTCGGTCGGCGTGGTTATTCTGGATACGCACAGCAGAATACAGCTTATCAACAAAGCATTTGCTGACTTGGTAGGCTACGATCAGGAAGAGTTACACGATCAGCATTTTCAAGCAATCAGTCATCCAGACGATGTACAGGAAAATATTTTCTTAGCGCAGCAGCTGTTAGCGGAAGAAGCGAATTCGTATGTATTCAACAAACGTTACATTCGTAAAGACGGCTCTATTGTATGGGCTCAGGTGAGTTCAGCCTTAATTCGGGATCAGGATGGAAAACCCGATAGCTTCATTACGATTGTACAGGATATTACGACTGAGCTCCAGGCACAGGCAGAACAGAAAAAGCTACTCTCCTTATTACAATCCAGCGAAGAAAGCCTGCGGGATGCCATTGAACTTGCGGAACTAAGCACCTTTGAGATAGATCCGGCTAAGGATGTACTCCTGCTTTCCGAACGGGCTAGAGATTGGCTGGGATTCTCGCACGATGAAAGAATTACCCTTACGCAAGTGCTTGATACGATGCGAGACCGCAATTCGGTCGAAGTGTCCTTGAATCAAGCTTTTTCTAAAGATGTAGGTACAACAACCGATATTGAGCTATGGGCCATTAACCGGCAAACAGGACAAGAACGGCTGTATCTGGCTCAGGGACGCGTGGTCAGACGAAGTCCGAACGATGCAGATCTAGTCATACGTGGTATTGCTAAAGACATAACAACCCAAAAACAGTACGCACGGGAGCTGGAGCAACAAGTGCAAGGGCGTACTCAGGCGCTTCAGCAAGCTACGGTACTTGTAGAGCAGCAAGCCGATCAACTCCGGTTCGTTACCGACAGCGCACTGACTGCTATTGCGCTTTACTCGATTGTTCGTGACGAAAAGACTGCAACCGTCATTGACCTGCGTTACGTGTTGATTAACCAGATGGCTTCACGCATGACGGGCATACCCGTAGACCGCCTGATCGGTAAAACGATGTCAGAAGTGTTTCCTGGTATGAAAGGCAGCAAGGCTTGGCACCTTTATTTAGAATTAGCGGAAACCGGAACCCCGCTGCGTTATCACAATCATTACACGCAGGATGGCTACGATATCTGGTATCAGGTCCAGGGAGTCCGCCAAGGCGACTTTTTAGTCTTGTCATTTCTCGACATCACCGAACTAAAGCAGACCCAACTTCAGCTTGAAGGACTAAACAAAGATCTCTTAACCGCAAACGATAACCTGCAACAGTTCGCATTTATCGCGTCACATGATTTGCAGGAGCCACTGCGCAAGGTGCAACAGTTTGGCGACCTATTGAAAAACCAGTACAGTACTGAATTGGGCGATGGCGTAACATATCTTGAACGAATGCAACTCGCTGCCCAGCGGATGTCTATCCTGATTAAAGATCTCTTGACTTTTTCGCGGATTACGACCAAAACCCAAACCACTACAGAAATACCTTTGGAACGGGTGATAAGCCGTGTAGTCGAAGACTTGGACATCGCTATTCAAGATGCTGATGCAACGGTACAGATCGATTCATTGCCAGTTATAAAAGGGGATGAGTCTCAGCTGCGACAACTCTTTCAGAACTTACTATCAAACTCTCTGAAGTTTCGCCGACCGGATGTAAAGCCGGATATCCATATAAGTGCGCAGCGCATAGCCGCATCTGATTTGCCGTCAACCATCAACATGATTCGGCAGTCAGCTAGCTATCAACTAATTAGTATTAGTGATAATGGAATTGGGTTTGATGAAAAATACCTTGATCGTATTTTTCAGGTTTTCCAGCGTCTGCACGGCAAAAATCAATATGATGGTACCGGCATAGGATTGGCTATTGTTCAAAAGGTAGTTTCCAACCATGGGGGGACAATTACCGCTACGAGCCAACTCGGTCAGGGTAGCACGTTTCAAGTATTTCTGCCCTATGAATCTTGA
- a CDS encoding c-type cytochrome encodes MSRLSKFCGAMALSLALLFNGGQLKAQDSSATAGGGAAAAAPASGGGGDAEKGKSLFTNNCAQCHAVTDEKVVGPGLKGIEERAPSKDWLHKWIRNSSAVIASGDAYANQVFNANGKVQMSSFPNLSDADIDGILAYIDQANKPATAGPTSTPGNANTAGVSQPGGATAGSPSELFTVVLVALLVVMLLVLGVLLVIVTILSKAVTPVTVDGTQTTSSFGQRLKDGLSSAFNNSTLRSIVIWLFILVATKETFDGAYSIGIQQGYAPKQPIAYSHKLHAGQYKIDCNYCHTGVNKGKSATIPSANICMNCHGVIKKESPEIQKIYTAIEQNRPIEWIRVHNLPDLAYFNHAQHVNVGNVQCQTCHGEIEKMEVVEQRSSLTMGWCIDCHRKTEVNTKDNAYYDKLVALHRKESKEPLKVANIGGLECSKCHY; translated from the coding sequence ATGAGTCGTTTGTCTAAGTTTTGCGGGGCTATGGCCCTGTCACTGGCGCTGTTATTTAACGGCGGTCAGCTAAAGGCGCAGGACTCATCTGCAACTGCGGGCGGTGGTGCGGCTGCGGCTGCACCTGCTTCTGGGGGTGGTGGTGATGCTGAAAAAGGAAAAAGTCTGTTTACTAACAACTGTGCACAGTGCCACGCAGTAACAGATGAGAAAGTAGTTGGCCCGGGCTTAAAAGGTATTGAAGAGCGGGCTCCAAGCAAAGATTGGCTTCACAAATGGATACGTAATTCATCCGCTGTGATTGCATCTGGTGATGCGTATGCTAACCAAGTATTCAACGCCAATGGTAAAGTACAGATGTCGAGCTTCCCCAATTTGTCGGATGCTGACATCGATGGAATTCTAGCTTATATTGACCAAGCTAATAAACCTGCAACAGCGGGACCTACAAGCACACCAGGTAACGCAAACACAGCAGGCGTAAGTCAGCCGGGTGGAGCAACCGCTGGTAGTCCTTCTGAGCTGTTTACAGTAGTACTTGTTGCTTTACTTGTAGTGATGTTGCTCGTTCTGGGCGTCCTGCTGGTAATCGTAACGATCCTGTCGAAAGCCGTAACGCCGGTAACTGTCGATGGAACACAAACTACTTCATCATTTGGACAGCGTTTGAAAGACGGTTTGTCTAGCGCTTTCAATAACTCGACACTTCGCTCGATTGTAATCTGGTTGTTTATCTTGGTTGCTACGAAAGAAACATTCGATGGCGCTTACAGCATCGGTATTCAACAAGGTTACGCACCTAAGCAGCCAATCGCTTATTCGCACAAGCTGCATGCAGGTCAGTACAAGATCGATTGTAACTACTGTCACACAGGGGTTAATAAGGGTAAGAGCGCTACGATTCCGTCGGCTAATATCTGTATGAACTGCCACGGCGTCATCAAGAAAGAGTCTCCGGAAATTCAAAAGATCTACACAGCTATTGAACAGAATCGTCCTATCGAATGGATTCGGGTTCATAACCTGCCTGATCTGGCTTACTTCAACCATGCTCAACACGTAAACGTCGGTAACGTACAGTGCCAGACCTGCCACGGTGAGATTGAAAAAATGGAAGTAGTTGAGCAGCGTTCGTCGCTGACGATGGGCTGGTGTATTGACTGCCACCGCAAGACGGAAGTTAATACGAAAGACAATGCTTACTACGATAAGTTAGTCGCTCTCCACCGGAAAGAAAGCAAAGAGCCGCTCAAAGTGGCTAATATCGGCGGTCTAGAATGTTCTAAATGCCATTATTAA